One region of Pagrus major chromosome 7, Pma_NU_1.0 genomic DNA includes:
- the racgap1 gene encoding rac GTPase-activating protein 1: protein MDTAVLSLQSLYDKLRMQVDLLNENIEPNFIQMAQNFDECRRKWLRSEQELGSCKEVLTKTETERGSLEVKLKHARNQVDVEIRRRQKAEADCEKLDRQIQLIRDLLTSEGSSNSIQLSAEQRSALAFLNTNCQAGANLNTSRRLTKIDESASILSDISYDKTEDSLDWDSSTVRTVRLKKREKRRSSRNHVDGPPLASKRTRSTGRTSEMGNETLVTRTTVTVPTGGGPVEAVSTIETVPYWTRSRRKTAAMEWDSESVRSEDIFKPPSNPEGEVKMPPSTPQKQGVVRLHEFVSKTVIKPESCVPCGKRIKFGKISLKCRDCRVVSHPECRERCPLPCIPNMGCTPVKIGEGVLADYVHDSSPMIPPLVVHCISEIEQRGLHETGLYRLSGADRTVKELKEKFLRGKTVPVLSKVDDIHAITGLLKDFLRNLKEPLLTFRLNRTFMNAAEVLDDDNSIALMYQTVSDLPPANRDTLAFLVLHLQRVAESVDTRMDTSNLARVFGPTIVGHAVPDPDPMTILQDTKRQAKVVERLLSLPADYWRQFVVAESGQPNLDHLIIENANCYATPERMSMLGPLTTPEHQLNKTPSSSSLSQRMKSSLTPRFGSKSKSAVGFSLQGKFFQSPLLK, encoded by the exons ATGGATACAGCTGTGCTGAGCCTCCAGAGCTTATATGATAAGCTGAGGATGCAAGTTGACCTTCTCAATGAGAACATTGAACCCA ACTTCATCCAGATGGCACAAAACTTCGACGAATGCCGTCGCAAATGGCTGAGGTCCGAGCAGGAACTGGGATCTTGCAAAGAGGTGCTCACCAAAACGGAGACCGAGAGGGGATCCTTGGAGGTCAAACTCAAACATGCTCGCAACCAAGTCGATGTGGAGATCCGGCGCAGACAAAAGGCTGAGGCTGACTGCGAGAAGTTG GATCGTCAAATTCAGTTGATCCGGGACCTCCTGACCAGTGAGGGATCCAGTAACAGCATCCAGCTGAGTGCAGAGCAGCGCTCAGCTCTGGCCTTCCTGAACACAAACTGCCAGGCAGGAGCCAACCTGAATACCAGCCGAAG ACTGACAAAAATAGACGAGTCTGCCTCCATCTTGTCAGACATCAGCTACGATAAGACGGAAGACTCTCTC GATTGGGACTCCTCCACTGTGAGGACTGTGCGCCTCAAGAAACGAGAAAAAAGG CGCTCCTCGAGAAATCATGTCGATGGTCCTCCACTTGCCTCCAAGCGGACTCGATCAACAGGCAGAACTTCAGAGATG GGAAATGAGACTCTTGTGACAAGGACTACCGTGACTGTCCCTACTGGTGGAGGACCTGTTGAGGCAGTTTCTACCATTGAGACTGTTCCTTACTGGACTCGCAGCAGGAGAAAGACTG CTGCCATGGAATGGGACTCTGAATCTGTCAGGTCTGAGGACATCTTCAAGCCGCCCAGCAACCCCGAGGGAGAGGTAAAAATGCCACCGAGCACACCGCAGAAGCAAGGGGTTGTCCGTCTTCATGAGTTTGTCTCCAAGACG GTCATTAAGCCTGAATCATGCGTACCCTGCGGAAAGAGAATCAAGTTTGGCAAGATCTCCCTGAAGTGCCGTGACTGCAGGGTGGTCTCCCACCCCGAGTGTCGTGAGCGCTGCCCTCTGCCGTGCATCCCCAACATGGGTTGCACACCAGTCAAAATCGGGGAG GGCGTACTTGCAGACTACGTCCATGACTCATCACCCATGATTCCTCCTCTTGTAGTCCACTGCATCAGTGAGATCGAGCAAAGGGGCCTGCATGAG ACTGGACTGTACCGTCTGTCTGGTGCTGATCGCACAGTGAAGGAGCTGAAGGAGAAGTTCCTCCGTGGCAAAACTGTTCCCGTCCTCAGCAAGGTGGATGATATCCACGCCATCACTGGCCTCCTGAAGGACTTCCTGAGGAACCTCAAGGAGCCTCTGCTCACCTTCCGCCTCAACCGTACTTTCATGAacgcagcag AGGTTTTAGACGACGACAACAGCATTGCTCTGATGTACCAAACCGTCAGCGACCTGCCTCCGGCCAACAGAGACACTCTGGCTTTCTTGGTCCTTCACCTTCAGAG AGTTGCTGAAAGTGTGGACACTCGGATGGACACGTCTAACTTGGCTCGAGTCTTTGGTCCAACTATTGTGGGCCATGCAGTTCCCGACCCTGACCCTATGACAATCCTACAGGACACCAAACGACAAGCGAAG GTCGTGGAGCGTCTGTTGTCTCTGCCGGCGGATTACTGGAGACAGTTTGTGGTGGCAGAAAGCGGGCAGCCGAACTTGGACCACCTGATCATCGAGAACGCAAACTGCTACGCCACCCCTGAGAGAA TGAGCATGCTGGGACCTCTGACCACCCCAGAGCACCAGCTCAATAAAAccccctcctccagctccttgtCTCAGCGCATGAAGTCCTCTCTGACACCCAG ATTTGGAAGCAAGAGCAAATCGGCAGTTGGATTTTCTCTCCAAGGAAAATTCTTCCAGTCTCCACTCCTCAAATAA